The Pseudoalteromonas sp. N1230-9 genome segment GTTGCACAGCCACAGCAAGCACCGAGTGAGCGCCAGTTCTTAGGTGAACTGAGTCGTGAATATGGCTTACTTGCGTCGCAAGGGTCAGATTTTCATTTTCCGACCAGTTGGTTGGAGTTAGGTAAAAATTTATACTTACCAAAAGATTGCCAAGGGGTTTGGCAAGCATGGGAAGGGCAATAGGAGCGTGTAATGAGTCAGTTTTTTCATATTCATCCAGATAATCCGCAACCACGCTTAATCAGCCAAGCGGTTGATATTATTAAGCAAGGCGGTGTTATTGTATACCCAACCGATTCGGGTTATGCACTTGGCTGCAACATTGGTAATAAGCAAGCAAAAGAGCGCATCGAACGTATTCGTGGCATTGAAAAACACCATAACTTTACCTTAGTTTGCCGCGACTTATCAGAGCTATCCACCTATGCTCGCGTCGATAATCAGTTATTCAGATTAATTAAAAATAACACCCCCGGGCCTTATACGTTCATCTTTAAAGGCACTAAAGAAGTACCAAAGCGTTTATTAAACGAAAAGAAAAAAACCATTGGTATTCGTGTTATCGAACACCCAATCACCTGTGCTTTATTGGCTGAATTAGGTGAACCGTTAATGTCGTGTTCTTTAATTTTACCAGGTGAGCAATATACTGAGGCTGATCCTGATGAAATTCGCGATCGCATTGAAAAGCAAGTTGATTTAATTATTCATGGTGGTTATCTTCCTGAACAGGCAACCACAGTAATTGACTTATCAGATGATAGCATCGAAATCTTACGTGTCGGTTGTGGTGATACCAAACCATTTGAGTAGAGACTTCATTGACTAGCCCAGAGCTTGACGCGTCAGATAATTTGCAAGAGCCAGTACAGCAAAAGCTGCCACTGGCTTTTTTGCATGGCAAAGCGGTGGTCGATAAACCTGAAGATTTATACATTCCGCCCGATGCGCTAGAGATCATTTTAGAAACCTTTGAGGGTCCTCTCGATTTACTTCTGTATTTAATCAAAAAACATAAACTCGATGTGCTAGAGCTCTCAATTTT includes the following:
- a CDS encoding L-threonylcarbamoyladenylate synthase produces the protein MSQFFHIHPDNPQPRLISQAVDIIKQGGVIVYPTDSGYALGCNIGNKQAKERIERIRGIEKHHNFTLVCRDLSELSTYARVDNQLFRLIKNNTPGPYTFIFKGTKEVPKRLLNEKKKTIGIRVIEHPITCALLAELGEPLMSCSLILPGEQYTEADPDEIRDRIEKQVDLIIHGGYLPEQATTVIDLSDDSIEILRVGCGDTKPFE